A genomic region of Leptospira mtsangambouensis contains the following coding sequences:
- a CDS encoding phosphatase domain-containing protein, whose amino-acid sequence MSQEPNTTQPIITDIKRIAVCGGSLGRERRSYVRGQVVDVGITDLMKAEGLWDLMTGLFIGEETKITPFLDFSLAPVRKPVLKLEIFDTGGTKIYTSGKIKADEDGFFSCEIRDKLPVGFHDFQVILEGLDSFRQYSKDLAHLNNTEDSILGKTTLVGKGKLRILAEDYKGMVVTSDIDQTYLATDIHSGKGKFTAVFETPNQKQALPGMPELYREIRSSLSNAPLAFISASPHFFRRTMLATIAKDGIQIESLHLKYLEGTIKGVFDKVLGTIFNPIEFLQNGFKPAWSRTKKFLGASYQSLFDQMSYKLSILLYDRVYLPTEAKEILLGDNTESDYMIFTLYQIICMGKLSGDELEEYLYKLNFLGRDAITRDSAKKIRLLAEEIQRIHGTINPVKLSLINRTSHGPSEVEMREKVKEALPAGMYDSVFSKEQAFYGTEGAMGMALILESEGYLNLEQILAIVAGMIGKVLEGKLVDEGFLLKLIDELTLPKSAEGIKQKVKEGLIAAFQS is encoded by the coding sequence ATGTCCCAAGAACCAAATACCACACAACCAATCATTACCGATATCAAAAGAATTGCTGTCTGCGGAGGATCTTTAGGAAGAGAGAGACGGTCTTATGTGCGGGGACAGGTGGTGGATGTGGGGATTACCGATCTTATGAAGGCAGAAGGCCTTTGGGATTTGATGACGGGACTTTTCATTGGGGAAGAAACAAAAATCACACCATTCTTGGACTTTTCTTTGGCTCCTGTGAGAAAACCTGTTTTAAAATTAGAAATCTTTGATACCGGTGGAACTAAAATCTACACTTCAGGGAAAATCAAAGCCGATGAGGATGGTTTTTTTTCCTGCGAAATCCGTGACAAACTTCCTGTCGGATTTCATGACTTCCAAGTGATACTCGAAGGATTGGATAGTTTTCGCCAATACTCCAAAGACTTAGCTCATCTAAATAACACAGAAGATTCTATCTTAGGAAAGACTACCCTTGTTGGAAAAGGAAAACTCCGAATCCTTGCAGAAGACTACAAAGGAATGGTGGTGACTTCCGATATTGACCAGACTTATCTTGCCACAGACATCCATTCAGGAAAAGGTAAGTTTACAGCAGTTTTTGAAACACCTAACCAGAAGCAGGCGCTACCTGGAATGCCGGAACTCTACAGAGAAATCCGCAGTTCTTTATCCAATGCTCCTTTGGCATTTATTTCCGCAAGCCCTCATTTTTTTCGTAGGACTATGCTTGCAACCATCGCCAAAGATGGGATCCAAATCGAATCCTTACATTTAAAATATTTAGAAGGAACCATCAAAGGTGTTTTTGATAAAGTACTCGGAACTATTTTTAATCCCATTGAATTTTTGCAAAATGGTTTTAAACCAGCATGGTCCAGGACAAAAAAATTCTTAGGTGCCTCTTACCAAAGTCTCTTTGACCAAATGTCTTATAAACTTTCCATCCTACTCTATGACAGAGTGTATCTTCCCACTGAGGCCAAAGAAATTCTTCTGGGTGACAACACAGAATCTGATTATATGATCTTTACTTTGTACCAAATCATCTGTATGGGGAAACTCTCAGGTGATGAACTAGAAGAGTATTTGTACAAACTAAACTTTCTCGGTCGAGATGCCATCACAAGGGATTCTGCCAAAAAAATTAGACTCCTAGCCGAAGAAATCCAAAGAATCCACGGCACCATCAATCCAGTGAAACTTAGCCTTATCAACAGAACAAGTCATGGCCCAAGTGAAGTGGAAATGCGAGAAAAGGTAAAGGAAGCATTGCCTGCGGGGATGTATGACTCAGTTTTTTCCAAGGAACAAGCGTTCTATGGAACAGAAGGAGCAATGGGAATGGCTTTGATTCTAGAAAGTGAAGGATACTTAAATCTGGAACAGATTTTAGCAATTGTGGCGGGAATGATTGGAAAAGTATTGGAAGGAAAACTTGTGGATGAAGGTTTTTTATTAAAATTAATCGATGAACTAACTCTACCCAAGTCAGCCGAAGGGATTAAACAAAAAGTAAAGGAAGGCCTCATCGCAGCCTTCCAATCATAA
- a CDS encoding SDR family NAD(P)-dependent oxidoreductase: MELKGANILVTGSAGGLGKAMAYRLGKAGANIILSDIQKDKLDETVALFQKEGIKTTGIVANVAKEEDSIRLIEEASAFQGSLDVAILNAGILRDGLLIRVDKETGKVKGKMGIDQWQSVIDVNLTGVFLTAREAAAKMVEQKKGVIIPIASIAMHGNSGQTNYSAAKAGVAAMTVTWSKELAKFGIRVAGIAPGFIGTEMVLKDMNPEALEKWKSIIPVGRLGEPDEIASTAEFIISNDLVTGVVLEISGGVRI, encoded by the coding sequence ATGGAATTAAAAGGTGCAAACATTCTCGTCACCGGATCTGCCGGTGGACTCGGAAAGGCAATGGCTTACCGACTTGGTAAAGCCGGTGCCAATATCATTCTCTCTGACATCCAAAAAGACAAATTGGACGAAACCGTAGCTCTCTTCCAAAAAGAGGGAATCAAAACCACGGGCATTGTGGCAAACGTTGCCAAAGAAGAAGACAGCATCCGCCTCATCGAAGAAGCAAGTGCTTTCCAAGGTAGCCTGGACGTTGCCATTTTGAATGCTGGAATTTTACGCGATGGACTTCTCATTCGCGTGGACAAAGAAACCGGAAAAGTAAAAGGCAAAATGGGAATCGACCAATGGCAATCTGTCATTGATGTAAACTTAACCGGTGTGTTTCTTACCGCAAGAGAAGCAGCAGCAAAAATGGTGGAACAAAAGAAGGGAGTGATCATCCCGATTGCCTCCATAGCTATGCATGGAAACTCAGGACAAACTAACTATAGTGCTGCCAAAGCAGGAGTGGCTGCAATGACAGTCACTTGGTCAAAAGAACTTGCTAAGTTTGGAATCAGAGTGGCAGGAATTGCACCAGGTTTTATCGGAACTGAAATGGTTCTAAAAGATATGAATCCGGAAGCATTAGAAAAATGGAAGTCCATCATCCCAGTAGGAAGACTTGGCGAGCCAGATGAGATTGCATCCACTGCAGAATTTATCATCTCGAATGACTTAGTGACTGGAGTTGTCTTAGAAATTTCTGGTGGTGTTCGAATCTAA
- the nusG gene encoding transcription termination/antitermination protein NusG, whose protein sequence is MGDSLDKKWYVLQTYSGHENKVKTNIEKMVQQQKLEDQIFSVKIPSMEVAEMKNGKKKVTKKKLMPGYVLVEMNMTDDLRFKIQNLPSVSTFVGGKGKGPEPLSLDEIKNLFSDVGSVESEEVSRPRFLFKVGETLKIIDGPFANFTGLVDEIFPDKGRLRVRVEIFGRSTPVELDYLQVKSEQ, encoded by the coding sequence GTGGGCGATTCTTTAGATAAAAAATGGTATGTGCTTCAAACTTATTCCGGTCACGAGAATAAGGTGAAGACGAACATTGAGAAGATGGTCCAACAACAAAAGCTGGAAGACCAAATCTTCTCAGTAAAAATTCCTTCGATGGAAGTTGCCGAAATGAAAAACGGCAAAAAGAAGGTCACAAAGAAAAAACTCATGCCTGGTTACGTTCTCGTTGAGATGAACATGACCGATGACCTTCGATTTAAAATCCAGAACTTACCTTCTGTGTCTACGTTTGTAGGCGGAAAAGGAAAAGGTCCGGAGCCACTTTCACTGGATGAGATCAAAAACCTCTTCAGCGATGTGGGAAGTGTGGAATCGGAAGAAGTTTCGAGACCTCGTTTCCTATTCAAAGTGGGCGAAACATTGAAAATTATAGATGGTCCGTTTGCTAATTTCACAGGTCTTGTGGATGAAATCTTTCCTGATAAGGGAAGACTCCGCGTTCGTGTAGAAATTTTCGGAAGATCCACTCCAGTGGAGTTGGATTACCTCCAAGTAAAATCGGAACAATAG
- a CDS encoding UbiD family decarboxylase → MVSLRSTNDFVRLLQTEGELHVISDPVDPYLELAEIQRRVVAKKGPALLFTNVKGTKFPVATNLYGSEKRIHLAFGPKPVATIQRLAKLAKEIFPPRFSKLWKERSLGLLPFQVGLKQVRRAPVLSGSFLSTNELPQVVSWPKDGGAFVTLPLVYTQHPESGNGNLGMYRVQLFGDKTVGMHIQIHRGGGFHYYEAEKKGESLPAHVYIGGPPALTIAAVAPLPEEIPELVFASFLMGEKLRMKKDKTISPYPIVADADFALIGSIPPYSRKPEGPFGDHYGYYSLLHDYPYLDLTHVLHRKDAIWAATVVGRPPQEDHYIAEFLQDLLSPMFPLVMPQILGVWAYEESGVHSLAAAVVKERYFREAFMGALRILGEGQLSLTKCLLVTNERVNLKNFSETFKVITERCDPRTDFFIFSHISQDTLDYTSGTVNKGSKLLWMGITDANAPIKFPNLPRDFTGNLKDKRFSKPKVFLPGVLVVEGSAFTPNDQLANRLLEEDLGRFHYVFLVDDSLDAVKTDSDFIWTMFTRMEPASDVYARTETKGNHIAYQVPIVFDCRMKPWIPEVLLPLPETIKQVDTKFGKIIDSIG, encoded by the coding sequence ATGGTTTCACTACGATCCACCAATGATTTTGTCCGACTTTTGCAAACGGAGGGAGAACTCCATGTGATTTCCGATCCCGTGGATCCATATCTGGAACTGGCAGAGATCCAGAGGCGAGTTGTGGCCAAAAAAGGCCCAGCCCTTCTTTTTACCAATGTCAAAGGGACCAAGTTTCCCGTTGCCACGAATCTCTATGGATCGGAAAAACGAATTCATTTGGCCTTTGGGCCAAAACCTGTCGCCACCATCCAAAGACTTGCCAAACTCGCAAAAGAGATTTTTCCCCCGAGGTTTTCCAAACTTTGGAAAGAACGTTCCCTTGGACTTTTGCCTTTCCAAGTAGGCTTAAAACAGGTGAGAAGGGCACCAGTTCTCTCTGGTAGCTTTTTATCTACAAACGAGTTACCGCAAGTGGTTTCTTGGCCAAAAGACGGAGGAGCCTTTGTCACTCTGCCATTGGTTTATACCCAACATCCTGAATCAGGGAATGGAAATTTAGGAATGTACCGGGTGCAACTTTTCGGCGACAAAACGGTAGGGATGCACATCCAAATCCACAGGGGTGGTGGCTTTCATTATTATGAAGCGGAAAAAAAAGGAGAGTCCTTGCCTGCTCATGTATACATTGGTGGGCCACCGGCTTTGACCATAGCAGCTGTCGCGCCACTTCCTGAAGAAATCCCGGAACTTGTTTTTGCATCCTTTCTGATGGGGGAAAAACTCCGGATGAAAAAAGACAAAACTATTTCTCCTTATCCGATTGTTGCCGATGCTGACTTTGCTTTGATTGGTTCGATCCCTCCTTACTCAAGAAAACCAGAAGGCCCTTTCGGTGATCATTACGGATACTATTCATTGTTACATGATTATCCTTATTTGGACCTAACGCACGTTCTCCATAGAAAAGATGCCATCTGGGCGGCTACGGTTGTGGGAAGGCCTCCCCAAGAAGACCATTACATCGCAGAGTTTTTACAGGATTTACTTTCTCCCATGTTCCCACTGGTGATGCCACAAATACTCGGGGTCTGGGCTTATGAAGAATCGGGAGTGCATTCCCTTGCGGCAGCCGTTGTAAAGGAAAGGTATTTCCGCGAAGCTTTTATGGGAGCTCTTCGGATCTTAGGAGAAGGCCAACTTTCACTCACAAAATGTTTACTTGTCACAAATGAACGTGTGAACCTAAAAAACTTTTCAGAAACATTCAAAGTCATTACCGAAAGATGTGATCCAAGAACGGACTTCTTTATCTTCAGCCATATTAGCCAAGATACATTGGATTATACAAGTGGTACGGTTAACAAAGGTAGTAAACTTTTATGGATGGGAATTACAGATGCCAACGCACCGATAAAGTTTCCAAACCTACCAAGGGATTTTACAGGAAATCTAAAAGACAAACGTTTCTCTAAACCAAAAGTTTTTTTACCTGGAGTTCTTGTGGTGGAAGGATCTGCTTTCACTCCGAATGACCAATTGGCAAATCGTTTGCTCGAAGAAGACCTTGGTCGTTTTCATTATGTTTTTCTTGTGGATGATTCTCTGGATGCGGTAAAAACAGATTCTGATTTTATCTGGACTATGTTTACTAGAATGGAACCAGCATCGGATGTATATGCCAGAACAGAAACCAAAGGGAACCATATCGCATATCAAGTTCCGATTGTTTTTGACTGCAGGATGAAACCTTGGATCCCAGAGGTCCTTCTTCCTCTTCCCGAAACGATTAAGCAGGTAGATACAAAGTTTGGAAAGATCATTGATTCCATTGGGTAG
- a CDS encoding acyltransferase family protein — translation MKEYFIEIFKKNKKEINELYGIRALSCYFVILFHCFAFSLESFPNHYAPYLSIAQNVEFLMSLFFVISSFLVSTSFSRELERASFLESWKNFVIKRSLRIFPAFYLILFVTILIMAGILKKSQGMEGASSFAEGLVGLKLKLSYWWTDLTYISNYFPNRILVHGWSLSMEEQFYLAMPFAFLFYAKILQNRIQKIVFLIVLLLLPNLIRYYYFLTVPMDSFEVYVQTLFHPIHTHFEPFVYGILLMELWRAEKVSTKLPGAKLSFYLMFIVLVFIFCYVCTLEFSEAKEYFIIYRISFYSFFAFVIVYGAVGGFFSKVSWFLSNPLLVFIGKLSYGIYLVHMLVNTTVMLSVLDHKIVNNNDLGRLLKASLISLLISTIIALISYLIVEKPFLKIREWTQARFDISTNSFYYVKGNTKERILVSFLLTLLSFLPYFFVKQMIAVDFIQTGQASTFALWICLLIPIVMNTVSLVTKKKLFFHYYLSRFQD, via the coding sequence ATGAAAGAATATTTTATAGAAATCTTTAAGAAAAACAAAAAGGAAATCAACGAGTTGTATGGGATTCGTGCTCTTAGTTGTTATTTCGTCATCTTATTTCATTGTTTTGCGTTTTCTTTGGAGTCTTTCCCAAATCATTATGCGCCTTATTTATCGATTGCACAAAACGTTGAATTTTTGATGAGTTTATTTTTTGTTATCAGTTCCTTTTTAGTATCTACTTCTTTTTCAAGAGAATTGGAACGTGCTAGTTTTTTAGAAAGTTGGAAAAATTTTGTAATCAAACGCTCGTTAAGGATTTTTCCTGCCTTTTATTTGATCCTTTTTGTAACGATCCTCATTATGGCAGGGATTTTGAAGAAAAGCCAAGGAATGGAAGGAGCCAGTTCTTTTGCCGAAGGACTTGTCGGTTTAAAATTAAAACTATCCTACTGGTGGACTGACCTTACTTATATTTCTAATTATTTCCCAAATCGGATTTTGGTACATGGCTGGTCACTTTCAATGGAAGAACAATTTTATTTGGCCATGCCTTTTGCTTTTTTGTTTTACGCAAAGATTTTGCAAAATCGAATCCAAAAAATTGTATTTTTAATCGTATTATTGTTACTCCCTAATTTGATTCGGTACTATTATTTTTTAACAGTCCCCATGGATTCATTTGAGGTTTATGTGCAGACGTTGTTCCATCCAATTCATACACATTTTGAACCATTTGTGTATGGAATTTTACTCATGGAACTTTGGAGGGCAGAGAAAGTATCCACCAAACTTCCAGGTGCTAAACTAAGTTTTTATCTTATGTTTATCGTTTTGGTATTCATTTTTTGTTATGTTTGCACATTAGAGTTCTCAGAAGCAAAAGAATATTTTATTATCTACCGAATTAGTTTTTACTCCTTTTTTGCCTTTGTCATTGTTTATGGTGCTGTTGGTGGTTTTTTTTCCAAAGTATCTTGGTTTTTGTCAAATCCTTTGTTGGTCTTTATTGGTAAATTGAGTTATGGAATATATTTAGTTCATATGTTGGTGAATACAACTGTTATGTTGTCTGTGTTAGATCATAAAATTGTAAACAATAATGACCTTGGTCGACTGCTCAAGGCTTCTTTGATTAGTTTACTCATTTCAACCATTATCGCATTAATTAGTTATTTGATTGTGGAAAAACCCTTTTTAAAGATTCGTGAATGGACTCAGGCTCGGTTTGATATTTCTACAAATAGTTTTTATTATGTAAAAGGAAATACAAAAGAAAGGATTTTAGTCTCTTTTCTTTTGACCTTACTTTCTTTTTTGCCATACTTTTTTGTAAAACAAATGATTGCTGTTGACTTTATACAGACAGGGCAGGCTTCCACTTTTGCACTTTGGATTTGTTTACTCATTCCAATTGTGATGAACACAGTCAGTTTGGTTACGAAAAAGAAGTTATTTTTCCATTATTATTTAAGCCGCTTTCAGGACTAA
- the rplL gene encoding 50S ribosomal protein L7/L12: protein MSVDALLEQIGSLTLVQAADLVKKMEDKFGISAAAPVAVAAVAGAGGGAAAAEEPATFNVILKAHGDKKIDVIKLVREITGLGLADAKTLVEAGGKSVKEGVSKDEAADIKKKLEGVGAQVEVAAAG from the coding sequence ATGTCTGTTGACGCGCTATTAGAACAAATTGGAAGTCTTACATTAGTTCAGGCAGCTGATCTAGTGAAAAAGATGGAGGACAAATTCGGGATTTCTGCTGCTGCACCGGTTGCGGTAGCGGCTGTTGCGGGTGCAGGTGGTGGCGCAGCTGCTGCTGAAGAGCCTGCAACTTTCAATGTAATCTTGAAAGCACACGGTGACAAAAAGATCGACGTTATTAAACTCGTTCGCGAAATCACTGGTCTTGGATTGGCAGATGCGAAAACGCTTGTTGAAGCTGGTGGAAAATCAGTGAAAGAAGGCGTTTCTAAAGACGAAGCTGCTGATATTAAGAAAAAACTCGAAGGTGTTGGGGCTCAAGTAGAAGTTGCTGCTGCCGGTTAA
- the rplA gene encoding 50S ribosomal protein L1: MKRGKKYIQLKEKVDRTKAYTLGEAVGLAKATSFSKFDGTLEISTKINYKSLQNVRGTISLPHGTGKTIKVLVFCKGDKQNEAKEAGADFVGDMDLIEKVSGGWTDFDACVATPDMMKEVGKLGPVLGRKGLMPKPKAGTVTTEVAKAVKELKAGRIEYRPDKGGVVHLGVGKCSFSDDKLSDNINAVVAALMKDKPSDAKGDYLKSFSVAATMGIGVKVDVKELVNANI; encoded by the coding sequence ATGAAACGCGGCAAAAAATATATCCAACTCAAAGAGAAAGTCGATCGCACAAAGGCTTATACCCTTGGTGAAGCAGTCGGTTTGGCAAAAGCTACTAGTTTTTCCAAATTTGACGGAACATTAGAGATTTCGACTAAAATCAATTATAAATCTCTCCAAAACGTAAGAGGGACTATCTCTCTTCCACACGGAACTGGAAAAACGATCAAAGTTTTGGTTTTCTGCAAAGGGGACAAACAAAACGAAGCAAAGGAAGCTGGTGCTGACTTTGTAGGTGATATGGACTTAATCGAAAAAGTATCCGGTGGATGGACTGATTTTGACGCTTGTGTGGCGACTCCTGATATGATGAAGGAAGTAGGAAAACTTGGTCCAGTTCTTGGTCGTAAGGGTCTTATGCCTAAACCAAAAGCAGGAACTGTAACCACTGAGGTTGCAAAAGCGGTAAAAGAACTCAAAGCAGGTCGAATTGAATACCGCCCTGACAAAGGGGGAGTGGTTCACTTAGGAGTGGGAAAATGTTCCTTCTCTGATGACAAACTTTCTGACAATATCAATGCTGTAGTTGCAGCTCTTATGAAAGACAAACCTTCTGATGCGAAGGGTGATTATCTCAAGTCTTTCTCTGTAGCGGCAACTATGGGAATCGGCGTAAAAGTCGATGTAAAAGAACTAGTAAACGCGAACATATAA
- the rfaD gene encoding ADP-glyceromanno-heptose 6-epimerase — protein MAKKLTLVTGGAGLIGSQIIEDLNHNGNTDILVVDHLGMTEKWKNLQRNFFLDYYEKDKFESMFDSGNSIINEISEIYHLGACSATTEKDATYLMQNNFHYTKKLAQFAVSKNIPFLYASSAATYGEGEFGYNDEAPIENLKPLNMYGYSKQLFDLYAKKVGIADRLVGLKYFNVFGYGEAHKGDMRSLVLKGYEQIRDTGKLKLFKSYKPEYKDGEQKRDFLYVKDASKISIYLLSERKYGLYNVGRGVAETWNDLANALFASMNKPVQIEYVEMPESLKGKYQYYTCAAMEKIGRTGYPFGYTNLRDAVGEYVRFLLEEEN, from the coding sequence ATGGCAAAAAAACTAACTCTCGTCACTGGAGGCGCAGGCCTCATCGGATCACAAATTATCGAAGACCTCAATCACAATGGGAACACGGATATCTTAGTGGTGGACCATTTGGGTATGACGGAAAAATGGAAAAACCTCCAAAGGAATTTTTTCCTAGATTATTATGAAAAAGATAAATTTGAATCTATGTTCGATTCAGGAAATTCAATTATAAATGAGATCTCTGAAATTTACCATTTAGGTGCTTGTTCTGCTACGACAGAAAAAGATGCCACTTACCTAATGCAAAATAACTTCCATTATACGAAGAAATTGGCACAGTTTGCCGTTAGTAAAAACATTCCTTTTCTTTATGCCTCGAGTGCTGCGACCTACGGGGAGGGAGAATTTGGATATAACGACGAGGCTCCTATCGAAAATTTGAAACCTCTCAATATGTATGGATATTCCAAACAACTCTTTGATCTGTATGCCAAAAAAGTGGGGATCGCAGACAGACTTGTGGGACTCAAATACTTCAATGTATTTGGTTATGGGGAAGCCCATAAGGGAGATATGCGTAGCCTTGTCCTAAAAGGTTATGAACAAATCAGGGACACTGGAAAATTAAAATTATTCAAGTCTTACAAACCGGAATACAAAGACGGTGAACAAAAAAGAGATTTTCTGTATGTAAAGGATGCCAGTAAAATTAGTATTTATCTTCTTTCTGAACGAAAGTACGGATTGTACAATGTAGGTCGAGGAGTTGCTGAGACTTGGAACGATTTAGCGAACGCTTTGTTCGCTTCCATGAACAAACCGGTTCAAATTGAATACGTTGAGATGCCTGAATCGTTAAAGGGAAAATACCAATACTATACCTGTGCGGCAATGGAGAAGATTGGCAGAACCGGATATCCCTTTGGTTATACAAACCTCAGGGATGCGGTTGGAGAATACGTCAGGTTCTTATTAGAAGAAGAGAACTGA
- the secE gene encoding preprotein translocase subunit SecE, translating into MKATSFIQECKAELEKVHWPTRQEVVSSTVVVLVTVFIFSLFLSASDFVFLKLLKWFWALGT; encoded by the coding sequence ATGAAAGCTACGAGTTTCATTCAGGAATGTAAAGCAGAACTTGAAAAAGTACATTGGCCAACACGCCAAGAGGTAGTGAGTTCTACCGTTGTAGTCCTAGTTACAGTATTTATCTTTTCCCTATTTTTATCAGCTTCGGATTTTGTTTTTCTGAAACTGTTAAAGTGGTTCTGGGCATTAGGAACATAG
- the rplK gene encoding 50S ribosomal protein L11, translating to MAAKKVVKQIKLQVEAGKANPAPPVGPALGQAGLNIMEFCKQFNERSKNQMGLKLPVVITVYSDRSFTFVTKSPPAALLVMKALGLQGGSATPHTVKVGTIKRAQLEEIAKTKMEDLNANDMDAAVNIIAGTCRSMGVNVE from the coding sequence ATGGCTGCAAAGAAAGTAGTAAAACAAATTAAACTCCAAGTGGAAGCAGGGAAAGCAAACCCAGCTCCTCCAGTAGGTCCCGCTCTTGGTCAAGCCGGACTCAATATTATGGAATTCTGTAAACAGTTCAATGAAAGATCCAAAAACCAAATGGGACTCAAACTCCCAGTGGTCATCACTGTTTATTCTGACAGAAGTTTTACATTCGTAACGAAATCTCCTCCAGCAGCTCTTCTTGTGATGAAGGCGCTTGGACTTCAGGGTGGATCTGCCACTCCACACACTGTAAAAGTGGGAACAATCAAACGAGCTCAACTAGAAGAAATTGCAAAAACTAAGATGGAAGACCTAAATGCGAATGATATGGATGCAGCAGTGAACATCATTGCTGGAACTTGTCGTTCCATGGGTGTAAACGTCGAGTAA
- the rplJ gene encoding 50S ribosomal protein L10, whose product MANPSKIEAVAELKSRLEKRPNFILASYSGLTVEDMSNLRAKLRKEGSEMKVIKNNLFLRALKESSEHKNNSIDFGDVYKGPLAAIFSLDALPAVAKVCKDFAKDKKELEIRTGYMDGEVLGKSGVEAIAGLPSKQELLAQVARGINAPATQIASGINQIMASLARAINAVAEKNGN is encoded by the coding sequence ATGGCAAATCCATCTAAAATTGAAGCAGTAGCAGAACTTAAAAGTCGTTTGGAAAAACGACCAAACTTTATTTTAGCATCTTACAGCGGTTTAACTGTTGAAGATATGTCCAACCTTCGTGCGAAACTTCGCAAAGAAGGATCGGAGATGAAGGTAATCAAAAACAACCTTTTCCTCCGTGCTTTAAAAGAGTCTTCTGAACATAAAAACAACTCCATTGATTTTGGGGATGTTTACAAAGGGCCTCTTGCAGCTATTTTCTCTCTGGATGCACTTCCAGCAGTAGCAAAAGTTTGTAAGGACTTTGCAAAAGATAAGAAGGAACTCGAAATCAGAACCGGCTATATGGACGGGGAAGTTTTGGGTAAATCCGGAGTAGAGGCGATTGCTGGACTTCCGTCCAAACAAGAACTTCTTGCGCAAGTGGCTCGTGGGATCAATGCTCCTGCAACGCAAATTGCTTCTGGAATCAATCAAATCATGGCATCATTGGCTCGCGCCATCAATGCTGTAGCCGAGAAAAACGGCAATTAG
- a CDS encoding ArsR/SmtB family transcription factor gives MKIKTELSKQQLEQAIKGIQGIAHPIRLLILYTLAKEEKTVGQLVELLGTSQSAASQHLSKMKNNGILESRKSSNQVFYSLKDPKFKDLIQTIVKVYKK, from the coding sequence ATGAAAATAAAAACAGAACTTTCGAAACAACAATTGGAACAAGCCATTAAAGGAATACAAGGTATTGCCCACCCTATTCGTTTATTGATTCTATACACCTTAGCAAAAGAAGAAAAAACAGTCGGCCAACTTGTCGAGTTATTAGGGACAAGCCAATCGGCTGCTTCCCAACACTTAAGTAAGATGAAAAACAACGGAATCTTAGAATCTCGTAAATCATCCAACCAAGTGTTTTATAGTTTAAAGGACCCAAAATTCAAAGATTTGATCCAGACGATTGTCAAAGTGTATAAAAAGTAA
- a CDS encoding histidine kinase has protein sequence MAKPFVELETQIPDLVKAKSKIVVRSSRMNRQLEQYVLGLITNILSEVGQSQFVEMLYTISKELTINGIKANQKRVFFEDEGLDITDENDYLQGIKEYSKKFSEKMADEYGKRCLARGVYVQIKFHYCLDGLLVEVTNNTPVIKTEEARMREKMKKSMGYNDIAEFYMDNMDNTEGAGLGIALIMILLKNEGVDPNLFRIITHADRTVARVEIPFNDNYVSFRSAELAEI, from the coding sequence GTGGCGAAACCTTTTGTAGAATTAGAAACACAAATCCCCGATTTGGTAAAGGCAAAATCAAAAATTGTCGTACGATCCTCCCGGATGAATCGCCAACTGGAACAGTATGTTTTAGGTCTCATCACAAACATCCTTTCTGAAGTGGGACAATCTCAGTTTGTAGAGATGCTTTATACAATCTCCAAAGAACTGACCATCAACGGAATCAAAGCCAATCAAAAACGTGTGTTTTTTGAAGATGAAGGCCTCGACATCACCGATGAGAATGATTATTTGCAAGGGATCAAAGAGTATTCCAAAAAATTTTCAGAGAAGATGGCAGATGAATATGGGAAACGTTGCCTTGCCCGCGGAGTGTACGTTCAAATCAAATTCCATTACTGCTTGGACGGACTTCTAGTGGAAGTGACAAACAACACTCCCGTCATCAAAACCGAAGAAGCTCGGATGCGAGAAAAAATGAAAAAGTCCATGGGATACAATGACATCGCCGAATTCTATATGGACAATATGGATAATACAGAGGGTGCCGGACTTGGAATTGCTCTCATTATGATCTTACTCAAAAACGAAGGGGTTGACCCTAACCTATTTCGGATCATCACCCATGCCGACAGAACGGTCGCTCGGGTAGAAATCCCGTTTAACGACAATTATGTTTCGTTTCGTAGTGCAGAACTCGCAGAAATCTAG